In Desulfovibrio sp. UCD-KL4C, a single genomic region encodes these proteins:
- a CDS encoding AraC family transcriptional regulator: protein MVILNTNNWKQSNNDSKKWLIESQQEIIWEEYQVRNGIKLIVQNIPPLKEPVQFNFYSQLSPIEFMYCLSGDTRLTVVDKDQKEFTTRTKSGKYSLSYLPESKGTSVNTEGTPLQAVGLQFHPESLLHLIDEADRSICPQLYAKIKSHNPRPFFVEAALPLPIQITVQQILECTLSGPMKKIFFEYKTLELMYMQLSLLDCALMKTKKIATYEQQAVMKAYDILMKDLASPPSLLNLAKKVCITHTRLNQLFKTIYGKTVFGVLRQERLECARRMLQGGIQNVTEVAYNCGFSSPSHLSRAFSEQYGLQPKRYQAEHLKQPEEKNRL, encoded by the coding sequence ATGGTCATACTTAATACTAATAACTGGAAACAAAGCAATAATGATTCTAAAAAATGGCTTATAGAGTCACAACAAGAAATCATTTGGGAAGAATATCAAGTACGAAATGGAATCAAATTAATCGTCCAAAATATTCCTCCTTTGAAAGAACCAGTACAATTTAATTTTTATTCCCAATTATCTCCAATCGAATTTATGTATTGTCTATCAGGTGATACACGCTTGACAGTCGTTGATAAAGATCAAAAAGAGTTTACAACCAGAACAAAAAGTGGAAAATATTCTTTATCTTATCTCCCCGAATCAAAAGGAACATCCGTAAACACTGAAGGAACTCCATTACAAGCCGTCGGACTTCAATTTCACCCAGAAAGTTTGCTTCACCTAATTGATGAAGCAGATCGCTCAATTTGTCCTCAGCTTTACGCTAAAATCAAGTCACACAATCCTCGTCCTTTCTTTGTCGAGGCGGCACTTCCATTACCAATTCAGATAACTGTGCAGCAAATTCTCGAATGCACACTAAGTGGACCGATGAAGAAGATTTTCTTTGAATATAAGACCCTAGAATTAATGTATATGCAGCTAAGTCTACTTGATTGCGCCTTAATGAAAACGAAAAAAATTGCGACATATGAACAGCAAGCAGTCATGAAAGCTTACGACATATTAATGAAAGACCTCGCGTCTCCACCGTCCCTTTTAAATCTTGCAAAAAAAGTGTGCATAACACACACCCGCCTTAACCAACTTTTTAAAACAATTTATGGGAAAACTGTTTTCGGAGTCCTAAGGCAAGAGAGACTTGAATGCGCACGCCGAATGCTGCAGGGAGGAATACAAAACGTCACAGAAGTGGCTTATAATTGCGGATTCTCAAGCCCCAGTCATCTCTCACGCGCATTTAGTGAACAGTATGGTCTGCAACCTAAGCGATACCAAGCCGAACATCTTAAACAACCCGAAGAAAAAAATCGACTATAG
- a CDS encoding TonB-dependent receptor, whose translation MKLKRINGIIALLGVMLLSSNVYADEKKEHQLESMTVTAQKVGENIQDVPISITAFSDVMLEEKEINGFKDLIQYTPNMFLRKNSVDSEIVIRGISSFTSSLFSTAGFYVDGVNYPIHQMQDMDFIDIERVEVLKGPQGVLYGRNSQSGVISIITKQPTNEFSANLYADIGGWNANDGEMIFREGFNANIPVKKDIFNMRVSFQKEDSKGWMKNDYDNSDALEANRIGGRITGLWTPNEDLDVSLIVEGRNRDDGLGVYRFKDGKYATDHNELAWNGQNHNKVYSDSEIIKVAYRAESLDVTSVTGRHGYYQDFINDMDLSTQDYGNSWGKYDVQVISEEFKLSSKKDKNAEIDWVAGIYGYMENLDTQYYGFGLHDTDQDNWGTALFGQGTWNMTPDWHLTLGSRIDYVNIDAKKDLDLTDVGEGKSTLDGNISSVEFLPSVTLAYDISSDITSYAKVSRGYLAGGFDYATSITEDQFKYDPEYSINYEVGMKSTWFENTLTANAALFYIDITDKQVAQLEPTSVNPENRRIVNAARAQSYGGEIELQYKPIDGLLLTSSLGYTDSRLRDWKTEDSYNYDGKKTPGSPDWTYTVGATYRWDNGFMVGTDVTGLSSFYTDPKNSNKVDGRFLVNPRIGYEGENFDVILWAKNVFNEEYNENEWDWGESTLVQQGEPGSYGVRIGYHF comes from the coding sequence ATGAAGTTGAAAAGGATTAATGGAATTATTGCCTTGCTGGGTGTGATGTTGTTGTCGAGCAATGTCTATGCAGATGAAAAAAAAGAGCATCAGTTAGAAAGTATGACTGTAACTGCTCAGAAGGTAGGGGAGAATATTCAAGACGTACCGATAAGTATTACGGCTTTTTCTGATGTAATGTTAGAAGAAAAGGAAATAAATGGCTTTAAGGATTTGATTCAATATACTCCCAACATGTTTCTTCGTAAGAATAGTGTGGACAGTGAAATCGTAATCAGGGGGATTTCGTCGTTCACTAGTTCTTTATTTTCAACAGCAGGTTTTTATGTTGATGGAGTGAACTATCCTATTCATCAAATGCAGGACATGGATTTTATCGACATTGAGCGTGTCGAAGTCTTGAAAGGGCCTCAGGGTGTTTTGTATGGCCGCAATTCTCAGTCTGGTGTAATTAGTATCATTACAAAACAACCGACCAATGAATTTTCTGCAAATCTTTATGCTGACATAGGGGGATGGAATGCCAATGATGGAGAAATGATTTTTAGGGAAGGATTCAATGCCAACATCCCAGTGAAAAAGGATATTTTTAACATGAGGGTAAGTTTTCAAAAAGAAGACTCTAAAGGTTGGATGAAAAACGATTATGATAATAGTGACGCTCTAGAGGCTAACCGTATCGGAGGTCGTATTACCGGACTTTGGACACCCAACGAAGATCTTGATGTATCTCTTATTGTTGAAGGTCGTAATAGGGACGACGGTCTTGGAGTATACCGATTCAAAGATGGTAAATACGCCACTGATCATAATGAGTTGGCATGGAATGGGCAGAACCATAATAAAGTCTATTCCGATTCTGAAATAATAAAAGTGGCTTATAGAGCCGAAAGCTTGGACGTAACTTCTGTAACCGGACGTCATGGTTATTACCAAGATTTCATCAATGATATGGACTTGAGCACTCAGGATTATGGCAATTCATGGGGCAAATATGATGTACAGGTTATAAGCGAAGAATTCAAACTTTCTTCAAAGAAAGATAAAAATGCTGAGATCGACTGGGTAGCTGGAATTTATGGCTATATGGAAAATTTGGATACCCAATACTATGGGTTCGGTCTCCATGACACTGATCAAGATAATTGGGGGACGGCATTATTCGGTCAGGGAACATGGAATATGACGCCAGATTGGCACCTGACTCTTGGGTCACGCATAGACTACGTAAATATAGATGCCAAGAAGGATCTTGATCTTACCGATGTAGGGGAAGGCAAGAGTACACTTGATGGCAATATAAGCTCAGTAGAATTCCTTCCTAGTGTCACACTTGCCTATGACATATCTTCCGACATAACTTCTTATGCAAAGGTCAGTCGAGGTTATCTCGCTGGCGGCTTTGATTACGCCACGTCTATTACGGAAGATCAGTTCAAATACGACCCTGAGTACAGCATTAACTACGAAGTAGGTATGAAGTCGACTTGGTTTGAAAATACCTTAACCGCAAACGCAGCTCTTTTTTATATAGATATTACTGACAAACAGGTGGCTCAGTTAGAGCCTACGTCTGTAAATCCTGAAAATAGACGTATTGTCAACGCCGCAAGGGCTCAGTCTTACGGTGGTGAAATAGAATTGCAATACAAACCGATTGACGGACTGCTTCTTACTTCCTCTCTTGGTTACACAGACAGTCGTTTGAGAGATTGGAAAACCGAGGATTCTTATAACTATGACGGTAAGAAAACTCCTGGTTCTCCTGATTGGACTTACACCGTGGGCGCTACCTATCGCTGGGATAATGGCTTCATGGTCGGTACTGATGTTACCGGACTCAGTTCCTTTTATACAGATCCTAAAAATTCAAACAAAGTCGATGGACGCTTTTTGGTCAATCCTAGGATTGGATATGAAGGCGAAAATTTTGATGTGATTCTTTGGGCAAAGAACGTTTTCAACGAAGAATACAATGAAAATGAATGGGACTGGGGAGAAAGCACTTTGGTTCAACAGGGTGAACCCGGATCATACGGTGTTCGCATAGGCTACCATTTTTAA
- a CDS encoding DUF3450 domain-containing protein — MNKLVFLPLALLLLLTVSAMASSKVEAVHEQASKAIAIEAKAQRLYRNWTDIKERKADEIREMKATEDWLKFQEKKYNRYIQKQEEVIAELIRRKEEAKRINMELEPFLDTIVDQLESFVKADLPFLSEERERRIHFLQNSLDDYHLELSEKLRRVFEALLIETEYGQNVSTTTQELEINGIKTQASIFRLGRTALFYQTTDGLEIGIWDKKSGSWKTLNPTYSHALRRAKDMADRKRAVELLELPLGATK; from the coding sequence ATGAATAAACTTGTCTTTTTGCCGCTTGCCCTACTTTTGCTACTGACAGTTTCAGCTATGGCTAGCTCGAAAGTTGAAGCAGTACATGAGCAAGCTTCCAAAGCCATAGCCATAGAAGCCAAAGCACAAAGGCTTTATAGAAATTGGACCGATATAAAGGAAAGAAAAGCGGATGAGATACGTGAGATGAAAGCTACTGAGGATTGGCTTAAGTTCCAAGAAAAAAAATACAACAGATATATTCAAAAACAGGAAGAAGTTATCGCAGAGTTAATCCGTCGCAAAGAAGAAGCCAAACGTATTAACATGGAGCTCGAGCCATTTTTAGATACAATCGTAGATCAGCTTGAAAGCTTCGTAAAAGCCGACCTTCCTTTTCTGTCTGAAGAAAGAGAACGTCGCATCCATTTTTTACAAAACTCGCTGGATGACTACCATTTGGAACTGAGTGAAAAATTACGCAGAGTATTCGAGGCATTATTGATCGAAACTGAATACGGCCAGAACGTCTCAACGACGACACAGGAACTTGAAATAAATGGAATAAAAACTCAAGCTTCAATTTTCCGTTTAGGCCGAACCGCACTTTTTTATCAAACAACAGATGGTTTAGAAATTGGAATCTGGGACAAAAAATCAGGAAGCTGGAAAACTCTTAATCCAACTTACTCTCATGCTCTACGCCGAGCTAAAGACATGGCAGACCGCAAACGTGCGGTAGAACTATTGGAACTTCCCCTGGGAGCTACAAAATGA
- a CDS encoding tetratricopeptide repeat protein, with the protein MKKIYILTTTLLFITFFCIPCHAKLSPKTHQILYKTQLLLNDKQYAEAASILEEYINSSNEVIEDQVFLVLGGTMDKAGYKKKAYSTFIRGLEIYPKNELLCHNAAVAAYKLKRYIEAGKLLEKTYTLQKENDPETLFQAGSFYYQGEDFKSSARVLQKLILQTKSPSKKWILLAIHALLEDKQLEKTKLMLLKYLKSTPEDSAYWKLFAKLHLDNEQFSKAAAALEIAYRLKRPSLPELENLASIYRYKEAPLLAAETLVRAYGTSMKPDQALKLATLYASAGRIGEAINCLENNSKNGSTFLKKGKLLFKARNFDKAEKALNKALNTKDASEARFYIALCAWEHKDWKKAKEELDKISNIKKFKRRTAGYLDVLLSIETARLEAIE; encoded by the coding sequence ATGAAAAAAATATATATACTAACGACCACGCTGTTATTTATTACGTTTTTTTGCATTCCATGCCATGCAAAACTTTCGCCGAAAACTCATCAAATTCTATACAAAACACAATTGCTACTCAACGACAAACAATATGCAGAGGCGGCTTCAATTCTAGAGGAATATATAAATTCATCCAACGAAGTAATAGAGGACCAAGTCTTTCTTGTGCTTGGTGGAACCATGGATAAAGCTGGATATAAAAAGAAGGCCTACTCAACTTTCATAAGAGGACTAGAAATTTATCCCAAAAATGAGCTCCTTTGCCACAATGCAGCCGTAGCAGCATATAAACTTAAACGGTACATCGAAGCGGGTAAACTCCTTGAAAAGACCTATACCCTACAAAAAGAAAACGACCCAGAAACACTGTTTCAAGCTGGCTCATTTTATTATCAAGGAGAAGACTTCAAATCCTCAGCCCGAGTACTGCAAAAACTCATATTACAAACAAAAAGCCCATCTAAGAAATGGATATTATTAGCTATCCATGCGCTATTAGAAGATAAACAGTTGGAAAAAACAAAGTTAATGCTACTGAAATATTTAAAATCAACCCCTGAAGACTCCGCTTACTGGAAGCTTTTTGCAAAACTGCACCTAGACAACGAACAGTTCTCAAAAGCTGCGGCGGCCTTAGAGATTGCATACCGCCTTAAGCGGCCTTCTTTACCGGAATTGGAGAACTTAGCCTCTATCTATCGTTATAAAGAAGCTCCTCTCTTGGCTGCGGAAACACTTGTACGCGCTTATGGAACATCAATGAAACCTGACCAAGCCCTTAAGCTTGCAACACTATATGCTTCCGCCGGAAGAATCGGCGAAGCTATAAATTGTTTGGAAAATAATTCTAAAAATGGATCTACTTTTTTAAAAAAAGGCAAACTCCTCTTTAAGGCTAGAAATTTTGATAAAGCTGAAAAAGCCCTTAACAAAGCTCTGAACACAAAGGATGCAAGTGAAGCCAGATTCTACATAGCTCTTTGCGCTTGGGAACATAAAGACTGGAAAAAAGCTAAGGAGGAACTAGATAAAATATCTAATATTAAAAAATTTAAAAGAAGGACTGCTGGCTACCTTGACGTGCTACTAAGCATCGAAACAGCAAGACTGGAGGCAATTGAATAG
- a CDS encoding energy transducer TonB, translating into MPHITRNTGDFVAASLGSVMIAGLIYIGVVMLNTSDILPSNPVIEGAIRIAQAQKNDPVEPHERKKLKEPKAPKQLQKSSSSHSNRQNTAKPRMSISTPDFNAEMYPGMKSGISIPKMDLEGVGFEMDEVDEMPHVVRGISPEYPYGAKRKLIEGEVMVRMLVNSKGHPVNLSIYSAKPSGIFEQAALKAAKRWRFKPGRYNGEDVDTWVLLPFKFELTR; encoded by the coding sequence ATGCCCCACATAACAAGAAACACAGGAGACTTTGTAGCTGCAAGTCTTGGATCAGTCATGATTGCAGGCCTAATATATATTGGAGTTGTTATGCTAAATACTTCCGATATATTACCCAGCAATCCTGTTATCGAAGGCGCAATTCGGATCGCTCAAGCACAGAAAAATGACCCAGTGGAACCGCATGAGCGTAAGAAATTAAAAGAGCCGAAAGCTCCTAAACAACTGCAAAAGAGCTCCTCTTCCCACTCCAACCGCCAAAACACTGCAAAGCCAAGAATGTCGATTAGTACTCCTGACTTTAATGCAGAAATGTACCCCGGTATGAAAAGTGGAATATCCATACCAAAAATGGATTTAGAAGGAGTTGGGTTTGAGATGGATGAAGTGGACGAAATGCCACATGTGGTAAGAGGTATTTCCCCTGAATACCCTTACGGCGCAAAGCGTAAACTTATCGAAGGAGAAGTAATGGTGCGCATGCTGGTTAACAGCAAAGGTCATCCGGTTAACCTTTCCATATATTCAGCTAAACCGAGTGGGATATTTGAACAAGCAGCTCTCAAAGCAGCCAAACGCTGGAGATTCAAACCCGGAAGATACAACGGAGAAGACGTGGATACATGGGTATTGCTACCATTTAAATTTGAGCTCACGCGATGA
- a CDS encoding MotA/TolQ/ExbB proton channel family protein — MIAILFLSVTMWTLALYKGLCFIHEARKEKTPAKCLEMYQNEPERCKKGLPVWQFDILAQYMSTSCKDPELNRELLNSVRVRHEFNTMCYIGTILLLAAAAPLLGLLGTVSGMISSFDVIAQFGTGNARALASGISEALITTQSGLVAAIPGMLLGGVLFSKGEKLKSRMEIFCISLQEQTDGLNVYGE, encoded by the coding sequence ATGATTGCAATTCTGTTTCTGTCGGTGACGATGTGGACGCTCGCCTTATATAAAGGCCTTTGTTTTATTCATGAAGCTCGAAAGGAAAAGACTCCAGCCAAATGCTTGGAAATGTATCAAAATGAACCGGAGAGATGTAAGAAAGGTCTTCCTGTATGGCAATTTGACATCCTCGCACAATATATGAGTACAAGCTGCAAAGATCCTGAATTGAACAGAGAACTACTAAATTCAGTCCGCGTTCGACATGAGTTCAATACTATGTGCTATATTGGAACTATTTTGCTTCTAGCTGCTGCGGCACCGCTATTAGGTCTTTTAGGGACAGTCTCTGGCATGATTTCATCTTTTGACGTCATAGCACAATTCGGAACAGGGAACGCACGAGCCTTGGCATCTGGAATCTCAGAAGCCTTAATTACCACTCAGAGCGGGCTAGTCGCAGCTATTCCGGGAATGCTTTTAGGAGGGGTGCTCTTCAGCAAAGGAGAGAAACTTAAATCACGCATGGAGATATTTTGCATATCCCTCCAAGAACAGACTGACGGGCTGAACGTCTATGGAGAATAA
- a CDS encoding PLP-dependent cysteine synthase family protein: protein MVLDNILECVGSTPCLRLKIDNGIVLAKAEFMNPSGSIKDRVAVRIIKLALKNGTLRPGMRIAEASSGNMGISLAMVGASCGCKVTIYMCETASVERRSILRMLGADLVLTPAHEGVGGAVEALRLDSISDPNVFLVNQFGNKENIAAHYNGTGKELWEDIDSHIDCFISGVGSGGTLMGVGAYLRERNPNVHLVAVEPKGAAALLGHKPKAHSIEGIGDGFLPEIVDPQFIDSVVEISDSEATDYALDLAREKGIFVGMSSGANLAAASSIMEKHPDWRVVTVLPDRAERYFSTQLFANQSVLARTAA from the coding sequence ATGGTATTAGATAATATCCTTGAGTGTGTTGGGAGTACTCCGTGTCTTCGTTTGAAGATTGATAATGGGATTGTTCTCGCTAAGGCGGAATTCATGAATCCTAGTGGATCAATTAAAGATAGAGTTGCCGTTAGAATCATTAAGCTGGCACTTAAGAATGGGACATTGCGTCCAGGAATGAGAATCGCAGAAGCCTCAAGTGGAAATATGGGTATTTCGCTTGCTATGGTTGGTGCTTCATGTGGTTGCAAAGTTACAATCTATATGTGTGAGACTGCCAGCGTTGAGCGACGGAGTATTCTTCGTATGCTTGGTGCTGATTTGGTGTTGACTCCTGCACATGAAGGAGTCGGAGGGGCGGTTGAAGCTCTCAGGCTGGACTCCATTTCTGATCCGAATGTTTTTTTAGTTAACCAGTTTGGAAACAAAGAGAATATTGCTGCACATTATAATGGGACTGGGAAAGAGTTATGGGAAGATATCGACAGTCACATTGATTGTTTTATAAGTGGGGTTGGAAGTGGAGGAACCCTGATGGGCGTGGGGGCTTATCTTAGGGAACGGAATCCTAATGTTCACTTGGTTGCAGTTGAGCCTAAGGGGGCTGCGGCTCTTTTAGGGCATAAGCCGAAAGCTCATAGTATTGAAGGGATTGGTGATGGTTTTCTTCCGGAGATAGTGGATCCGCAATTTATTGATTCTGTTGTTGAGATTTCGGACTCTGAAGCTACTGACTATGCTTTGGATTTGGCGAGAGAGAAGGGTATTTTTGTCGGAATGTCTTCAGGTGCCAATTTAGCGGCCGCTTCCAGCATAATGGAAAAACATCCAGATTGGCGAGTGGTAACTGTTCTCCCAGATAGAGCAGAAAGGTATTTTAGTACGCAGTTGTTTGCGAACCAATCCGTCTTGGCTCGAACTGCCGCTTAA
- a CDS encoding DUF4198 domain-containing protein translates to MCLCALIFSTQIVQAHSLWVSLFESHTHEPGHVLSILGWGHTSPIDDLLSSDTASVSIKEYSLITPTGKKVSLFAPNSSTETKASYPYADILTGDLGLRKIALKKDSQQGTYQVIATSKVGFFTSYKDTNGKQRMATKPIDQLKNVSEIIESFRYTMNAKGFYSIGKWTKPKPVGFDLEIIPTCDMSRVRQGDIVSFDVSFMGTPVNTDSNTIHYMTLTSDTFGGPDGFFLSAYIMNGKTRFRIPSVGHWVANVYISQKTSTKGPLSKLAKKCKTIYSCATVSFTVNP, encoded by the coding sequence ATGTGTTTATGTGCACTTATTTTTTCTACACAGATAGTCCAAGCACACTCCTTATGGGTAAGCCTATTTGAATCCCATACGCACGAACCAGGGCATGTTCTCTCAATTCTCGGGTGGGGACACACCTCCCCCATTGACGATTTACTCTCATCAGATACTGCTTCGGTTTCAATAAAAGAATACTCTTTAATAACTCCAACCGGTAAGAAAGTTTCATTGTTTGCCCCTAATTCGTCTACAGAAACCAAAGCGAGTTATCCATATGCAGATATTCTGACCGGAGATCTCGGGCTAAGAAAAATCGCGCTGAAAAAAGATTCCCAACAAGGAACCTACCAAGTGATCGCGACCAGTAAAGTGGGATTTTTCACTAGTTACAAAGACACTAATGGCAAACAACGCATGGCGACTAAGCCAATAGATCAATTAAAAAATGTCAGCGAAATAATAGAAAGTTTTCGTTACACGATGAACGCTAAAGGATTCTATAGTATTGGCAAATGGACCAAGCCAAAACCAGTTGGATTCGATCTTGAAATCATCCCAACCTGCGACATGTCTCGGGTTCGACAGGGAGACATAGTTTCCTTTGATGTGTCTTTCATGGGGACTCCCGTCAATACCGACAGCAATACTATCCACTATATGACCCTAACTAGTGATACATTTGGTGGTCCTGACGGCTTTTTCCTTTCAGCATACATCATGAACGGCAAAACCCGTTTTAGAATTCCATCAGTAGGCCACTGGGTTGCAAACGTATATATATCCCAGAAAACCTCAACCAAGGGACCATTATCTAAACTGGCTAAAAAGTGCAAAACAATCTACTCATGTGCAACGGTTAGTTTCACAGTTAATCCATAA
- a CDS encoding biopolymer transporter ExbD, with product MKSIRYSRSRRSGKSEINMTPLIDMVFILLIFFIVTTSFVRESGVEVQRPSAQSAETKEKANVILGITADGQIFIEGRPLDIRSIRAYMERFLAEMPEGSVVIVADKNSVTGIAVQVLDQCRLAGVKNISLAARKS from the coding sequence ATGAAAAGTATCCGATATTCAAGATCTAGACGAAGCGGAAAAAGTGAAATAAACATGACCCCTCTCATTGATATGGTATTTATTTTACTTATTTTTTTCATCGTAACAACTAGTTTCGTGCGTGAATCCGGGGTAGAGGTTCAGCGTCCCTCTGCCCAAAGTGCAGAGACTAAAGAAAAAGCAAACGTAATCTTGGGGATTACTGCGGATGGACAGATTTTTATAGAAGGAAGGCCATTAGATATCCGTTCTATTAGGGCCTATATGGAACGTTTTTTGGCCGAAATGCCAGAAGGATCAGTTGTCATTGTTGCTGATAAAAATAGCGTAACAGGAATAGCAGTACAGGTGCTAGACCAATGCCGTCTCGCCGGAGTTAAAAACATCAGTCTTGCGGCAAGGAAAAGTTAA
- a CDS encoding MotA/TolQ/ExbB proton channel family protein, giving the protein MKIILYTLLLSLSLTQGAQAQDWADTAKAVGSVVAKVKQNAEETKSIIAREQNELNAEKNKLEKSINSKQKTFDAIKTKYDELLKQEEQLNKELATQSQEIKTIDGTIRTSAKQAQDYFHESLTSPEYPERNLVLEEVLRPERFAGLTGIRNLLTLFLNEMTASGEIKRRNGEFTGIDGTEKTGELIRIGSFTSAYRQADGTLGFLRPSPSGDKLIAVKGAPGWGLSKTMNSFFDNEGTAFPVDISNGAAFARLAQEQKSIREWLSAGGLLVWPIILVGLVAMILVIERFYTLSKVRSNSDRNMEIILKMVLNNEWEQCQDFCKKQSKYPTCRIIGHTLNYIGEAREIIENAFQEGLLKELPILERSLPTLSVLAAVAPLLGLLGTVTGMISTFQIITLYGTGDPRMMSGGISEALVTTQLGLAVAVPIMILHHVLERRVDKIIGDMEEKGAGFAVALMKKGPLEKKDKDNATI; this is encoded by the coding sequence ATGAAAATAATTTTATATACTCTTTTACTTTCTTTATCCCTCACACAGGGGGCTCAAGCACAAGACTGGGCTGATACAGCCAAAGCCGTAGGATCAGTTGTTGCCAAAGTGAAACAAAATGCTGAAGAAACAAAATCAATAATAGCAAGGGAACAAAATGAATTAAATGCAGAAAAAAATAAATTGGAAAAAAGTATCAACTCCAAACAAAAAACCTTTGATGCTATCAAAACTAAATATGATGAACTTCTAAAACAAGAAGAACAACTTAACAAAGAACTGGCTACGCAGTCACAAGAAATTAAAACTATTGATGGAACCATCCGAACCTCTGCTAAGCAAGCCCAGGATTACTTTCACGAAAGCCTGACTTCTCCAGAGTATCCTGAGCGCAACCTCGTGTTGGAAGAAGTATTAAGACCAGAAAGATTTGCCGGCCTTACAGGAATACGTAATCTTTTGACCTTATTTTTAAACGAGATGACTGCATCTGGAGAAATTAAGCGTCGGAATGGAGAATTCACGGGGATAGATGGAACGGAAAAAACAGGAGAACTGATCCGCATTGGTTCATTTACCTCAGCCTACCGTCAAGCTGATGGGACTCTAGGCTTTTTACGCCCATCTCCTAGCGGCGACAAACTTATAGCCGTAAAGGGAGCCCCGGGGTGGGGACTTTCTAAAACCATGAATAGCTTCTTTGATAATGAGGGAACAGCCTTTCCTGTAGATATATCTAATGGAGCTGCCTTTGCGCGACTGGCGCAAGAACAAAAAAGTATACGAGAATGGTTAAGTGCTGGAGGACTATTAGTCTGGCCTATTATCTTGGTTGGCTTAGTCGCAATGATTCTAGTTATTGAACGTTTCTATACTCTGAGTAAGGTCCGCAGCAACTCGGACCGCAACATGGAAATAATTCTGAAAATGGTTCTCAATAACGAATGGGAACAATGCCAAGATTTTTGTAAAAAACAATCAAAATACCCGACCTGCCGTATTATCGGGCACACTCTTAATTACATAGGAGAAGCTCGTGAAATAATTGAAAATGCATTTCAGGAAGGATTACTAAAAGAACTTCCCATTCTGGAACGATCCCTCCCCACGCTTAGTGTTCTTGCTGCGGTAGCTCCTTTGTTAGGACTACTTGGGACAGTTACGGGCATGATCAGTACCTTCCAAATTATAACACTTTACGGAACCGGAGATCCACGAATGATGTCCGGAGGAATATCTGAAGCCCTTGTTACAACACAATTGGGTTTAGCTGTAGCCGTCCCAATTATGATCCTCCACCATGTGCTTGAAAGACGCGTAGATAAAATAATCGGGGACATGGAAGAAAAAGGAGCAGGATTCGCAGTTGCCCTAATGAAAAAGGGACCGCTTGAAAAAAAGGATAAGGACAATGCAACAATATAA